A section of the Chryseobacterium ginsenosidimutans genome encodes:
- a CDS encoding T9SS type A sorting domain-containing protein, with translation MKKIYTTLLIAFSMYSYAQILNTKLNEIHYGESSSPSSLIKFNDQIIFSAERNTDEGRELWAYNLSTQKSTLLKDILPGHNSGMFSEPYFGRINNKIYFIASDNSSYNQIWVTDGTVAGTQKVKDLSSNYGAITQVAGNKLFIFSNKELSVYDPANNTLTSLKTFEYTSGTMRLETFNNQLFLAANDGVNGKEVWKSDGTIIGTTLLKDIAANSGNGIPADFKILALNNGKFYFVGNTGTAYQLYESDGTTAGTNPLMPVPNTFQLEGISAGNYFVFIGFDAANGGFEPWISDGTVSGTKILKDIIPGTTSSMGLNDKFLKIGNKIYFDSNSNGTTYGNYIWETDGTTAGTTIVNTPTNNMLYGTSSDGQHLILTKPNEGSRYWIKNGNSGQIFEIIATGMPYNNNFIDLNSKIYLTASNTAYGSELFSVDPSTQVVAIASDITHNSSSSPHSYELLNDNLIFIAANREFNNQFYKRDKNTQQITRFTNFTNGSFGAGMNTNFSDTLFRVGNFLYTKNNTPNPVSGFYRTDGTSANSIGISTGNTVIYDTSFFANLNDNTLLFSGYNNVLGTELWKIDNNSNTFSLVKDISTESMGSMYNTDSKTTVLNGFAYFVAKENGKLGIWKSDGTEVNTTKAIQLNFQDGTDGDIKVLGNFNSKLLFTSRKENSSNSGNSELYASNGDQASAILLKSHNSSFGSAVINRDTEILNNKLFYFVTGYPSGVYSTDGTVVGTTEVYSGGNFFGDIKLKKCGNQLFFTNNNSTELWKTNGTATGTASLGANFSAIKEMACVNNYLYFLNDDSQKIWRSNGTSAGTVPLDIFITNNDNQLLANENILKMATDNEKLFLTIYTKDHGNELYTVTDPLPIYLATNEANVNTKNPVSAIQVYPNPVSDNFSLKVKDDYKIEAIKIFDASGKQVKNIIYNNDKINVADLSSGIYFLKIKTDKGEYLSKIIKK, from the coding sequence ATGAAAAAGATTTATACGACTTTATTAATCGCATTTTCTATGTATTCATATGCTCAAATACTGAATACAAAATTGAATGAAATTCATTATGGAGAATCAAGTTCACCTTCTAGTCTGATAAAATTTAACGATCAGATTATTTTTTCTGCTGAAAGAAATACAGATGAAGGAAGAGAATTATGGGCTTATAATTTATCAACTCAAAAATCTACTTTACTGAAAGATATTTTACCTGGACATAACAGTGGAATGTTTAGTGAGCCTTATTTTGGTAGAATCAATAATAAGATATATTTTATTGCATCCGATAATTCATCATACAACCAAATTTGGGTGACGGATGGAACAGTTGCTGGAACACAAAAGGTTAAAGATTTAAGCTCAAATTATGGAGCTATAACACAAGTGGCAGGAAATAAGCTGTTCATTTTCTCAAATAAAGAACTTTCCGTATATGATCCTGCAAACAATACTCTTACATCATTAAAAACATTTGAATACACATCGGGAACGATGAGATTGGAAACTTTCAATAATCAATTGTTTTTAGCAGCAAATGACGGAGTCAACGGTAAAGAAGTTTGGAAATCAGATGGAACTATAATAGGAACAACCTTGCTAAAAGATATTGCTGCAAATAGCGGAAACGGTATTCCTGCAGATTTCAAAATTTTAGCTTTGAATAATGGGAAATTTTATTTCGTTGGTAATACGGGAACAGCATATCAACTGTATGAAAGTGATGGAACTACGGCTGGTACAAATCCTTTGATGCCTGTTCCTAATACTTTTCAGTTAGAAGGTATTTCTGCAGGAAATTATTTTGTATTTATAGGGTTTGATGCTGCAAATGGAGGTTTTGAACCATGGATATCGGATGGAACGGTTTCGGGAACGAAAATTTTAAAAGATATTATTCCCGGAACTACAAGTTCTATGGGACTTAATGATAAGTTTTTGAAAATAGGTAATAAAATTTATTTCGACAGCAATTCCAATGGTACAACCTATGGTAATTATATCTGGGAAACGGACGGAACTACGGCAGGTACAACGATAGTTAATACGCCAACAAACAACATGTTGTATGGAACAAGTTCCGACGGACAGCATTTAATTCTCACAAAACCGAATGAAGGTAGCCGATATTGGATTAAAAATGGAAATTCTGGACAAATATTTGAAATTATTGCCACCGGAATGCCTTACAATAATAATTTTATAGATTTAAATTCAAAAATTTATTTAACAGCAAGTAATACAGCATACGGTTCTGAGCTTTTCTCGGTTGATCCTTCTACACAGGTTGTTGCCATAGCTTCAGATATTACTCATAATTCCAGTAGCTCACCACATTCTTATGAGTTACTAAATGATAATCTGATTTTTATTGCTGCAAACAGAGAATTCAATAATCAATTTTATAAAAGAGATAAAAATACTCAGCAAATTACAAGATTTACCAACTTTACCAACGGTTCTTTTGGTGCAGGAATGAATACGAATTTTAGTGATACACTCTTCAGAGTTGGAAATTTTCTCTACACTAAAAATAATACCCCCAATCCGGTAAGTGGGTTTTACAGAACAGATGGAACCTCTGCAAATTCGATTGGAATATCTACGGGAAATACCGTCATATATGATACCTCTTTCTTTGCTAATCTTAACGATAATACCTTATTATTTTCAGGATACAACAATGTATTAGGAACGGAACTTTGGAAAATTGATAATAATTCGAATACATTTTCTTTAGTAAAAGATATTTCGACAGAAAGCATGGGTAGTATGTACAATACAGATTCTAAGACTACTGTTTTGAACGGATTTGCTTATTTTGTGGCTAAAGAAAACGGAAAATTAGGAATTTGGAAATCTGATGGAACTGAAGTAAATACGACAAAAGCAATTCAACTTAATTTTCAGGACGGAACGGATGGAGACATAAAAGTGTTGGGAAATTTTAATAGCAAATTATTATTCACATCAAGAAAAGAAAACTCATCCAACTCTGGAAATAGTGAGTTGTATGCTTCCAACGGAGATCAGGCTTCTGCAATATTATTAAAATCACATAATTCTTCTTTTGGATCTGCTGTTATCAACAGAGATACAGAGATATTGAATAACAAGTTATTCTATTTTGTAACTGGGTATCCAAGCGGTGTTTATTCTACGGATGGTACTGTGGTTGGTACAACAGAAGTATATTCAGGAGGTAATTTCTTTGGCGATATTAAATTAAAAAAATGTGGAAATCAATTATTTTTCACGAATAATAATTCAACAGAATTGTGGAAGACAAATGGTACAGCGACAGGAACTGCCAGTTTGGGAGCAAATTTTTCGGCAATAAAAGAGATGGCTTGTGTCAATAATTATTTATATTTCCTTAATGATGATTCTCAAAAAATTTGGAGAAGTAATGGTACTTCGGCAGGCACAGTTCCTTTAGATATTTTTATTACGAATAATGATAACCAATTATTGGCGAATGAAAATATTCTCAAAATGGCTACAGATAACGAAAAATTATTTTTAACAATTTATACAAAAGATCATGGAAATGAGTTGTATACCGTTACAGATCCACTTCCGATTTATTTGGCAACCAATGAAGCTAATGTAAATACTAAAAATCCAGTTTCAGCTATTCAGGTGTATCCAAACCCTGTTTCAGATAATTTTTCATTAAAGGTAAAAGATGACTATAAAATTGAAGCAATAAAAATCTTTGATGCTTCAGGAAAACAAGTGAAGAATATTATTTATAACAATGATAAAATAAATGTTGCAGATTTATCTTCTGGAATTTATTTCTTAAAAATAAAAACCGACAAAGGAGAATATTTAAGCAAAATCATTAAGAAATAG
- a CDS encoding putative type IX sorting system protein PorV2 — MMKKYFLLVFSLIFGMSQSQIIRKYSNEFLNIGAGARGLAMGGAVVTNQDDVYSPMWNPAGLMAIEKDWQGAAMHAEYFESIAKYDYLAYAKVLETGVFGVSVVRLGVDNILNTTQLIDTEGNIDYDKITKFSQSDYAAILSYAFNPAGNTKLDVGINAKIVYRNVGKFANGYGFGFDIGVIYKMDNGWKIGGMLRDATTTVNFWSVNQKELSTIVNGEEFNPAPKDKMELTMPKLNAGVSKIFEINSSVYVLPEAGINVDFAKTAALLSTDFASITPYAGAELGYQKMIFVRLGVNRFQSITDIEDLKRKVSFQPSAGIGIRYRGLTLDYAITNSGIGGSNFYSNFFSLKLDMGQFRND; from the coding sequence ATGATGAAAAAATATTTTTTACTTGTATTTTCCCTGATTTTTGGGATGTCACAATCTCAGATTATCAGGAAATATTCTAATGAATTCCTGAATATTGGTGCAGGAGCCCGAGGTTTGGCTATGGGAGGGGCTGTAGTTACGAATCAGGATGATGTTTATTCTCCTATGTGGAACCCCGCAGGTTTAATGGCTATCGAAAAAGACTGGCAGGGAGCAGCAATGCACGCAGAATATTTCGAATCTATTGCGAAATATGATTATCTGGCATATGCAAAAGTTCTTGAAACCGGTGTTTTCGGAGTTTCTGTAGTAAGACTTGGTGTAGATAATATCTTGAATACGACTCAGCTGATCGATACTGAAGGAAATATTGATTATGATAAAATTACAAAATTTTCCCAATCTGATTATGCGGCAATACTTTCTTATGCTTTCAATCCTGCAGGAAATACCAAATTAGATGTTGGTATTAACGCTAAAATCGTTTACAGAAATGTAGGAAAATTTGCTAACGGGTACGGATTCGGTTTTGATATTGGTGTAATCTATAAAATGGATAACGGATGGAAAATCGGTGGAATGTTGAGAGATGCAACGACTACTGTAAACTTCTGGAGTGTAAATCAAAAAGAGCTTTCAACTATTGTAAACGGGGAAGAATTCAACCCGGCTCCAAAAGATAAAATGGAATTGACAATGCCGAAATTGAATGCAGGAGTAAGTAAAATTTTTGAAATCAACAGCAGTGTTTATGTGTTACCCGAAGCAGGAATTAATGTAGATTTTGCTAAAACGGCAGCACTTCTTTCTACTGATTTTGCGAGTATCACACCTTATGCGGGAGCTGAATTGGGATATCAGAAAATGATTTTTGTAAGATTAGGTGTAAACAGATTCCAGTCTATTACAGATATTGAGGATCTTAAAAGAAAAGTTTCTTTCCAGCCAAGTGCAGGTATAGGAATCAGATACAGAGGTCTTACACTGGATTATGCGATTACAAATTCAGGAATCGGCGGATCAAATTTCTATTCAAACTTCTTCTCCCTGAAATTAGATATGGGACAATTTAGAAATGACTAA
- a CDS encoding DMT family transporter yields the protein MHKLALFRLHLIVFLWGFTAILGKLIHANAEILVFYRMLFAAICLFVYIRVFKKDSIKVSKKIFFQLAAIGFSMALHWYCFFYSIKISNVSIALSCLSLSTLFASILEPLIFKRKIDISEVIMGVVIVACILLIFKTEFRFKEGILYGVLCAIFGTIFSVFNGKMFGKTSSGNIIFYEIFSGWFILMIIYLFSGQIFHMNEISYRDIALICLLASLFTAFPMLESVNLMKYISPFTLILTVNLEPVYGIILAFFIFGESEQMSPIFYIASGVMILAIIANGLIKAKKQKTLN from the coding sequence ATGCATAAATTAGCTCTTTTCAGATTGCATTTGATTGTGTTTTTATGGGGATTTACTGCAATTTTAGGAAAGCTGATTCATGCCAATGCAGAAATTCTTGTTTTTTACAGAATGTTATTTGCCGCAATTTGTCTTTTTGTTTACATCAGAGTTTTTAAAAAAGACAGTATTAAAGTTTCAAAAAAAATATTTTTCCAACTGGCAGCAATTGGCTTTTCGATGGCGCTCCATTGGTATTGTTTCTTTTATTCTATTAAAATTTCAAATGTTTCGATTGCCTTAAGTTGTCTTTCATTATCTACATTATTTGCTTCGATTTTAGAACCTCTCATTTTTAAAAGGAAGATTGATATTTCTGAAGTAATTATGGGCGTTGTGATCGTAGCCTGTATTTTATTGATATTTAAAACTGAGTTTAGATTTAAAGAAGGGATTTTGTATGGAGTTCTTTGTGCGATATTTGGAACCATATTTTCTGTCTTTAACGGTAAAATGTTTGGAAAAACCAGTTCAGGAAATATCATTTTTTACGAAATTTTCTCCGGATGGTTCATTTTAATGATTATTTATCTGTTTTCCGGACAAATATTTCATATGAATGAAATAAGTTACCGTGATATAGCGTTAATATGCTTGTTAGCAAGTCTTTTTACTGCTTTCCCAATGTTAGAATCGGTGAATTTAATGAAATATATTTCACCCTTTACATTAATTTTAACAGTTAATTTAGAACCTGTCTACGGAATTATACTAGCTTTTTTTATCTTTGGAGAATCAGAACAGATGAGTCCGATTTTTTATATCGCTTCAGGAGTTATGATACTGGCAATCATTGCCAATGGATTAATAAAAGCTAAGAAACAAAAAACGTTAAATTAA
- a CDS encoding acyl-CoA carboxylase subunit beta has product MDIEFNKREDQNRLKLSEINRLFADIKKGGGEKRLQKLRDEGKMTARERVEYLLDKDSDSIEIGAFAGYEMYEEHGGCPSGGVVVVIGYVSGRQCLVVANDASVKAGAWFPITGKKNLRAQEIAMENRLPIIYLVDSAGVYLPMQDEIFPDKEMFGRIFRNNAKMSAAGIIQISAVMGSCVAGGAYLPIMSDEAMIVDKTGSIFLAGSYLVKAAIGETIDNETLGGATTHCSISGVTDYKAKDDKDALNRIKNIMKSLGSTEKAGFDRIESAQPKEKPENIFGIMPVLRSEQYDTYDILKCLVDNSEYEEYKPDYGKSIICATARIDGWSVGIVANQRKLVKNGKGEMQFGGVIYSDSADKATRFIANCNQRKIPLVFLQDVTGFMVGSKSEHGGIIKDGAKMVNAVSNSVVPKFTIITGNSYGAGNYAMCGKAYDPRLIVAWPWADLAVMGGAQAAKVLAQIQESTLKKQGKEITPEEHNEILDSISKKYKKQTEATYAAARLWTDAIINPVDTRKWISMGIEAANHSPITEKFNLGVIQV; this is encoded by the coding sequence ATGGACATTGAATTCAACAAACGAGAAGATCAAAACAGATTAAAATTATCCGAAATAAATCGATTATTCGCTGATATTAAAAAAGGTGGTGGTGAAAAAAGGCTTCAAAAGCTTCGTGACGAAGGAAAAATGACGGCAAGAGAAAGAGTAGAATATCTTCTTGACAAGGATTCGGATTCCATAGAAATAGGTGCATTCGCCGGATATGAAATGTATGAGGAACACGGCGGCTGTCCAAGTGGCGGTGTTGTTGTTGTAATTGGATATGTTTCAGGAAGACAATGCCTCGTTGTTGCCAATGATGCTTCAGTAAAGGCAGGAGCATGGTTTCCAATTACCGGGAAGAAAAACCTGAGAGCTCAGGAAATTGCCATGGAAAACAGACTTCCGATTATCTACTTGGTAGATTCTGCAGGAGTTTATCTTCCGATGCAGGACGAAATTTTCCCTGACAAAGAAATGTTTGGTAGAATTTTTAGAAATAATGCCAAAATGAGTGCTGCAGGAATCATCCAGATTTCAGCCGTAATGGGCAGTTGTGTCGCGGGTGGAGCTTATCTGCCAATCATGAGCGATGAAGCAATGATCGTTGATAAAACAGGCTCTATTTTCCTTGCAGGAAGCTATTTGGTGAAAGCTGCAATTGGTGAAACTATTGATAACGAAACTTTAGGAGGAGCAACAACGCATTGTTCAATTTCCGGAGTTACAGATTATAAGGCTAAAGATGATAAAGATGCTTTAAACAGAATCAAAAATATCATGAAATCTCTCGGATCTACTGAAAAAGCAGGTTTTGACAGAATAGAAAGTGCTCAGCCAAAAGAAAAACCGGAGAATATTTTCGGGATTATGCCAGTTTTAAGATCTGAGCAATATGATACATACGATATCTTAAAGTGTTTAGTTGATAATTCTGAATATGAAGAATATAAGCCTGATTATGGTAAAAGTATTATCTGTGCAACGGCAAGAATCGACGGCTGGTCGGTAGGAATCGTAGCCAACCAAAGAAAACTGGTGAAAAACGGAAAAGGTGAAATGCAGTTTGGAGGAGTAATTTATTCTGATTCTGCTGATAAAGCAACGAGATTTATCGCTAACTGTAATCAAAGAAAAATTCCTTTGGTATTTTTACAGGATGTGACAGGTTTCATGGTGGGTTCAAAATCTGAACATGGTGGAATCATCAAAGACGGAGCAAAAATGGTAAATGCCGTTTCCAATTCTGTGGTTCCAAAATTTACGATCATTACAGGAAATTCTTACGGAGCAGGAAATTATGCCATGTGCGGAAAAGCGTATGATCCAAGATTAATCGTAGCTTGGCCTTGGGCAGATCTTGCCGTAATGGGTGGTGCTCAGGCTGCAAAAGTATTAGCTCAGATTCAGGAATCTACATTAAAAAAGCAAGGAAAAGAAATTACGCCGGAAGAACACAACGAAATTTTAGATTCTATTTCAAAAAAATATAAAAAGCAGACAGAGGCAACTTACGCTGCAGCAAGATTGTGGACGGATGCTATCATTAATCCTGTAGATACCAGAAAATGGATTTCTATGGGAATTGAAGCTGCCAATCATTCTCCGATTACTGAGAAATTTAATTTGGGAGTTATCCAGGTTTGA
- a CDS encoding AAA family ATPase produces MTEKPNIKTLGSLKESGYTIKSIKDELRDNLRSKILNKESVFEGIFGYENTVIPQLEHAILSRHNINLLGLRGQAKTRLARMMTTLLDEWIPFVGGSEINDDPFNPISRYAKELIKEEGENTPIEWLHRDERFFEKLATPDVTVADLIGDVDPIKAANLKLSYADDRVIHFGMIPRANRCIFVINELPDLQARIQVSLFNILQEGDVQIRGFKVRMPLDIQFVFTANPEDYTNRGSIVTPLKDRIGSQILTHYPENIHIAKEITKYESSLDDRQKETIYVPSLAKDLLEQIGFEARESEYVDSKSGVSARMSITAFENLLSTAERRSLLTGEEKTSVRLSDFIGVIPAITGKVELVYEGEQEGAEAVAQMLIDNAIRTLFTSYFPKVEKLEKKNVEGPFNQITDWFLEDDGFLEITDESSDEIYAKALNRINPLESIIEKYQPETEPEDILFMKEFILWGLAVNKKLNKERFKTGVFFS; encoded by the coding sequence ATGACTGAAAAGCCAAATATAAAAACATTAGGTTCGTTAAAAGAATCAGGATATACCATAAAAAGCATTAAAGACGAATTAAGAGATAATTTAAGAAGTAAAATTCTCAATAAAGAATCTGTATTTGAAGGAATTTTCGGTTATGAAAATACCGTTATTCCTCAATTGGAACATGCTATTCTCAGCCGTCACAATATCAATTTATTAGGGTTGAGAGGTCAAGCAAAAACACGTTTGGCTAGAATGATGACCACTTTATTGGATGAGTGGATTCCTTTTGTGGGAGGAAGCGAAATTAATGATGATCCTTTCAATCCGATCTCGCGTTATGCGAAAGAGCTTATTAAAGAAGAAGGTGAAAATACTCCGATTGAATGGCTGCACCGCGATGAAAGATTTTTCGAGAAGTTGGCCACTCCAGATGTTACGGTTGCCGATCTTATTGGTGATGTAGATCCTATCAAAGCTGCCAATCTTAAACTTTCTTATGCAGACGATCGTGTTATTCATTTCGGAATGATTCCACGCGCTAACCGTTGTATTTTCGTGATTAATGAATTGCCGGATCTTCAAGCGAGAATTCAGGTTTCATTATTTAATATTCTTCAGGAAGGTGATGTTCAAATTCGTGGTTTTAAGGTGAGAATGCCGTTAGATATACAATTTGTTTTTACCGCCAACCCGGAAGATTATACCAACAGAGGAAGCATTGTTACTCCGCTGAAAGACCGTATCGGATCCCAGATTCTTACCCATTATCCCGAAAATATTCATATTGCAAAAGAAATTACAAAGTATGAATCCAGTTTGGATGATCGCCAGAAAGAAACGATATATGTTCCTTCTTTGGCTAAAGATCTTTTGGAACAGATCGGTTTTGAAGCCCGTGAAAGTGAATATGTTGATTCTAAAAGTGGGGTAAGTGCACGTATGAGCATCACAGCATTTGAAAATTTACTAAGTACAGCAGAACGTAGATCTTTGTTGACGGGTGAGGAAAAAACTTCGGTACGATTAAGTGATTTTATAGGAGTTATTCCTGCAATTACAGGAAAAGTGGAATTGGTGTATGAAGGCGAACAGGAAGGTGCGGAAGCCGTAGCTCAAATGTTGATCGATAATGCCATAAGAACGTTGTTCACGTCTTATTTCCCAAAAGTTGAAAAGCTGGAGAAAAAGAATGTTGAAGGTCCATTTAATCAAATTACTGATTGGTTTTTGGAAGACGATGGTTTTTTAGAAATTACAGATGAATCTTCGGACGAAATATATGCGAAAGCGCTTAACCGTATCAATCCGCTTGAGAGTATTATTGAAAAATATCAGCCTGAAACAGAGCCGGAAGATATTTTATTCATGAAAGAATTTATCCTGTGGGGATTGGCCGTGAATAAAAAACTGAATAAAGAAAGATTTAAAACGGGAGTTTTCTTTTCGTAA
- a CDS encoding vWA domain-containing protein, translating to MKEHIVRGFRFETYKAPELSVFDRLLEIFTDLLTHTSGDFDEAIDWLRMLDDEYKLTTPDYTIDNFIEDLKKKGYIREEVDPNGDGKGVRLSAKMEQNIRKQALNQIFGSLAKSGTGNHKTNKSGAGEDTTGEFRNYNFGDPVEKISITESLKNAQINNGIGDFHLTENDLIVEDSIHQSQMSTVLMIDISHSMILYGEDRITPAKKVAMALAELITTRYPKDTLDIIVFGNDAWPVKIQELPYLQVGPYHTNTVAGLQLAMDILRRKRNTNKQIFMITDGKPSCVREPDGSYYMNSNGLDEYVVQKCYNMAAQARRLHIPITTFMIAQDPYLRYFVNEFTEANQGKAFYTGLNGLGQMIFEDYEANRKKRLR from the coding sequence ATGAAAGAGCATATTGTGAGAGGGTTTAGATTTGAGACTTACAAAGCGCCGGAATTATCCGTATTTGATAGGTTGCTGGAAATTTTCACAGATTTACTGACCCATACTTCAGGAGATTTTGATGAAGCGATTGACTGGCTTCGAATGCTGGATGATGAATACAAACTTACTACACCAGATTATACCATAGACAATTTTATTGAAGATCTTAAAAAGAAAGGCTACATTCGAGAGGAAGTAGATCCAAATGGTGATGGTAAAGGAGTACGATTAAGTGCTAAAATGGAACAAAATATCCGTAAGCAGGCTCTGAATCAAATTTTTGGAAGTTTAGCCAAAAGTGGAACCGGAAATCACAAGACTAACAAAAGCGGTGCTGGTGAAGATACAACGGGAGAATTTCGTAATTATAATTTTGGAGATCCGGTTGAAAAAATTTCCATTACGGAAAGTCTTAAAAATGCCCAAATCAATAATGGAATCGGAGATTTTCACCTTACTGAAAATGATCTAATTGTTGAAGACAGTATTCACCAATCACAAATGAGTACGGTTTTAATGATCGACATTAGTCACAGTATGATTCTGTATGGAGAAGATCGTATCACTCCTGCCAAGAAGGTAGCAATGGCACTGGCTGAATTGATTACTACACGATACCCGAAAGATACTTTAGATATTATTGTTTTTGGAAATGATGCCTGGCCTGTAAAGATTCAGGAACTTCCTTATTTGCAAGTTGGTCCTTATCATACAAATACTGTTGCCGGTCTTCAGTTGGCAATGGATATTTTGAGGAGAAAACGTAATACTAATAAACAAATCTTCATGATTACTGATGGGAAGCCAAGTTGTGTACGTGAACCGGATGGTAGTTATTATATGAATTCTAACGGTTTGGATGAATATGTAGTTCAGAAATGTTATAATATGGCTGCCCAAGCTCGGCGGTTACATATTCCGATTACTACTTTTATGATTGCTCAAGATCCTTATCTTCGATATTTTGTCAATGAATTTACAGAAGCCAACCAAGGTAAAGCCTTTTATACAGGTCTTAACGGTTTAGGTCAAATGATTTTTGAAGATTATGAAGCCAATCGAAAGAAAAGATTACGTTAA